CCTTGCCAAGTAAAATCCTTGGTTGGACGTGCAGGCAGGAACGGGAAGAAGGGATAGAAACGGCGTACCTCCTGCACAAAATTCTGAAGATAGTCTTCTTCTGCCGTCGCCAGCTTCTTGCGCTCCTCAGGCTGCTGAATGACCGCCAGTGCCGTGAAGCAGATATAAATAGCGATCGCGACGATCGGGCGCAGGATGTTGATGATTTCTACGGCAGCCGTTTGTGAATCGAGAAGCTCTCCCTTCAGATCACGGTGCATGGCGAACGTGTGGAGTGTGCTCTGTTCGGGTGCTTCTATTTCACCTGTACGGACTTGCTCAACCAGGCCACTAATCCATTTCTCCGCCTTAGAGCGGGCGTTCTTCCCCTTCATGTGCTTGATACCGATTGCAGCGGTGGCTTCAATCATGGCGCCAAACCAGGCTGCTTTTTCTTGTGCTTCCGCTTCTCGCAAAGGCACGCCTGCCCACTCGCAGGCAGCCCGGCACAGGAGCTCCTGTGCCTCCTTATAGAGCTGCACCTTCGGCATAGTCTCCCACCGCTGAGCCGCAAGGGCCCAATGCTTGCGAGTGATCGTCCGCATTTGGGCAAGGGCTTCAGTGGACATCACAGACATGAACATGTTTTTGCGATGATGATGTTCTTCTCCGTCCAAGGTTTGAACGCCGCCCTCACCAAAAAGAGTGTTAATGACCCGCTTCGGTGCAGCGCCAATTCTTTCAAATTTATCATTATCATAAAACAGCTTGGCAGCTTCTTCTCCCCGCATACAGATCGCGCGTTCACCAAGAAGACGTGTTTCAAAAATATCCGATTGGAACCCGATTGTACGATTCGTTATGTATAGGTAGCCTTCACGCAGCACACTTAAGCTGTGATCCAGGCCTTCCTCCTTAGGCAAGAGCTTCTTTTCTTCCACCTGCATCCACCTCCTAATTAAGGATCAAAATGAGACTTACATCATTTTAGTACCCTTATACGGTAGGATTAAACAAGACAGATAGCTTTATGTACTGGCAGGCAGTTTAGTTCCCTTATAGACAGCATAGGTCTTATACGTTCCATCTTCCGCAATTTCAAGACAGTTCAGCTGTTTGCCATACGCGCACGCTCCGTCAATACCGATCTTGTCCTTCTGGAACCACACTCCGGGGGATTCATGCAGATGCACCGTCGGCGTATGTCCGAATACGACCGGCTTATCTAGACTGGTGGGCTGATCATGAAAAAGATCGCGTATCCATATAAAATCATCCTCCGGCTGCTCTCTAAAATCCGCATAGAATGGATTAATGCCTGCGTGGACGAACAAGTGGGTATCCGTTTCATAGTAATATGGCAAAGCTTGAATAAATTCCAGGTGATGAGGATAATGCTCCATAATATAAGTTTTTGCTTCTGCGTAGGCATTTTTGTTAAAGTAATGATCTTCGAAGTAGGAAGGACCCATATAGCTCTCGACCGTCTGGTACCCTCCGTTTTTCAGCCAGCGATCATCCTCCTGCAGCAGCATCGCCTCCAGGAACAGCTGATCGTGGTTCCCCCTTAGTGTAACGACACCATAATCCTGATGAAGCTGTATGATTTGGTTAAGTACTTCCTTGCTGTTCGGTCCGCGATCTACATAATCGCCGAGGAGTATGAGCTTGTCCTGCTCTGGTATGTAATTTGCTGTATGCAGCAATGCGTTAAATTCATCGTAGCAGCCATGAATATCACTGATGACCAAGGTTCGAATAGCAAGCTCTCCTTTCCTGATATATCTTATTCGTGCGGCCTATGATATTGCTAAAAGAAATTATATATCAAATAGAGGGAAATGGCGTTGTTTCTTATAACTAAAGATAAATATACTCAGCTCAGGAATGGACTGCAACAGGGGAGGATGCTATTATCTCTTGTAAATTCACCGATGAGCAGGAAAGGATGATCCAAATGGATATTCATTTGTTTAAAGAACTGCTATGTACAAAGCTCGATGATATCGAGAAAAGAACCTTGCATGTGCTTCATCAGTTGAATGATGATGAGGTGAACTATCGCTACAATGAAGCTTCCAACAGCATTGCCAACTTGGTTGTGCATATTAGCGGCAATATTGATGAACGCGTTCGTCGAGGCATTCGGGGATCCGATGTAACGAGAGACAGAGACGCCGAATTCGATGTGTTATACCGTACAAGAGATGAGCTTATCGAGATCACAAAGGAATCGTACCAAGATGTTAGACAGACCATTGAGCTAATGAGTGAAGAAGATTTGATGAAGACGCAAGTCATCCGGGATCAGGAACGGAGTAACATGGATATTCTGTTTGCTTGTGTGACGCATTTCTCGGAACATTTGGGGCAGATGCTGTACCTTGCCAAAATGCTCAAGGATCAGGATTTCATTACGGCATCCGTGCCAAAAAGAAAGTAGAATGGAATGAATTTCTGTTCTGTCTTCGTTTATAACTCTCTTCAAACGTTTATATATCTATCAAGATGAACAAAGGGAGAGACTTCATATGGCAGGAAACAGAGAACACCTAACCAAACGCAAAAAGAAAATCACCGTTGGAATCATTGTTGCTGTTCTATTGTTAGCTTCATTTTTGCTCTATTATTTTGGTAACTTTACCGCTGTAGATGTATAAGATAGTGATCTAGAATATAAGCTTCAGCTTGAATGCCCTCGCGTGTAAATGCGGGGGTTTTTGAGTTGTAGACAATCGTGTAGAATATAATAGAAAATCCAATATTTTCAATATAATCTAAAGGTTAGATATTAACGTATCAGGGGGAACTTATGAGATTCTATATTGCTTCGAGCTTTAGAAACATGGAGCATGTTCATTACACTGCTGAACAGCTTGTCTTGAGAGGTCATACACATACCTATGATTGGACCAGACATGGGAAAGCCACTACGCATGCAGAGCTCACCGCAATTGGAGAAGCGGAAATGGAAGGGGTCATTCGTTCCGATGTATTCATTATGATGATGCCTGCAGGCAAGGGAAGTCATATTGAGCTCGGTATTGCCCTGGGTACAGGAAAGGAAGTATGGATATACTCAGAATCAGAACATGTCTATGAACCGGAGCAGTCCAGTACATTCTATCATTTGCCTGAAGTGAACCGATTTGTAGGGACAATTGAGAATTTGATAGAATCCGTGTCCAAATAGGGGAGAGAGTAAAAATAAAATGAAGAAGAGGCTGCTTATTTCTGCGGGAGTGTTGTTGTTCCTTGCCGTCATTTACATCACATCCAGGTCTTTCTTTATAACAGAGCCTCCGGATCTGATTGGGCGCTTGGATGAGCAGGAGCTTCTCTTTCATAAAGGCTCGTATGTCTGGACGAGTGGGATAGCAGATGCACCGGAACCAACGGAAATAGCCAACCAATATGAGGGATATGAAGTGACTCCCAGCACAGACATGATTCTATCTTTCTCTATTCAGCCTTCGGAGTATTTGGTTTTACAAGTAACAGGTACGGAGCAGAGCGCAATTCCGGTAAAAGATAATACGATCCGAACCCCTTCTGAGCCAGGCACATATTTCATCGTGATCTACGGAGAATGGCCGGCTGGTACGGGTACTTATGTAGTCAAGCTTGAGGTGGACCCGAAGTAATTGAAGAGGACTAATCATATCTGGGAGGATGATCACCGCAATGAACCCTAAACCGCAGCTCGTGCTTGATGCCGGAGGCGTCATCACGGCTAATCTGTCGCCAAACTATTGGAATAAACTGATGTTATCAGATATAGTCTCTGGCAATAGTGTTGTTCGCAAATTTAAAGAAGAGCTCAGGGAGTCATTATGGTCTGGGCATGTTTCGGAAGCGGAATTCTACGTTTGGATAAGAAGGCAAATCAATAAAGTAGATCAAAGTGATGAGGTCATGAGGCGAATGCTGCAAACCCATTTGAGGCTATTGCCTACTGCGGAATGGGTAGCAAAATGGTCTGAAAAAGCAAACATACATATTCTAAGTAATCATAGACATGAATGGTTATCACCTGTATTGGCACCGCTCATGCCCTACATCACATCCTGTACCATTTCGAGTGAGGTTGGGATGTGTAAACCGGGTGCTGCTATCTACAACGCTTTGCACGGCAGGCTGGAGCATAGCGATGAGATTTATTTTGTTGATGATCAAGAGCGTAATCTGCTGCCTGCAAGAGAGATGGGATGGGAGACCATTTTGGCAGATTCGGCAGGACAGTGGACTAAGACTGTCAATGAACTATTGAAGTGCTGAGCCAGGAATCTTCCGCTTTCTAAATGAATACGGTAGTATGTGAGCTTGAACAACTTCTGATGTTTTTGCCGAGTTAGTGACTCTCTAGTCTGAGGATTGAAGCTGCTATGATCAACACTTTGAGGAAATAAAGTAGTTCAAAGGGGGAGTTTACTTGAATATAGAAAATGTGGATATAGAAATCAGCGAGCTGCACGAGCGTTTTATGGCATCCAATTTACCGCTGCGGTATACTCTTCAGGAAGCAGATCATCTATTGAAAAGTAAATATGGTGTTGTTGTTGTGAACCCTTTGGAAGTATCCGACCTGAAAAAAGACCCTCTAATCCACTACAATCATATCGTAAAAATCTATCATGTGAACGACAGTCAAATTCTATCGTCCATCTTTACTTCTCAAGAGCAAGAAATGATAAAAGAAATGCAGGCAATGCATACAACGGTCCCTTCTGAGGAGGATTCCTTGACGGGTGCAGAACGGCTGTGGAGAAAGATCAGGCAGGGCAGATTGCTTCGCATTATTATAGAAAGTGAAGATAAACAATACATTACCGGATTTACACTTCAGGGAATGAGCCAGCAGCTACTGCAGGAATTATACATATTAAGAGGACTCCGAGAAGAAGAATGCCATCTAGGTAATGAAAATTACGCAACCTACCTTAAGCTCCTTCATCAACGAGGCTATATTTAGCGTGGGTCTATGGTTGAAGAACGACTTTTGAGGAAGTCAAAGGAGAGTGTTGATGATAAAAAAACACATTTTTATTTCGTTGTTATTAATGATCTTACCAACTTTAGCAGGCTGCAGTTTGATTTCAACTCATGAACAGACACCGATCGAAATGGTGGCATTCAGTAGCCTTACACATGAAGAACAAGCTTTAATACCTGCCAGCCTGAAGGATTCAAGCGTAGAGAAAGTAAGAGTTAATGAGGAGAACGACTCCTATATGTATAGTAATGTAGGCAATGATCAAGTTTATGCTGTGACTTTCAATCATACCGGTACGAATACTTCGGGTGATCTTGTCGTCTATGTTGACTTGGATAAGGAAACTGTTGTTGGTAAAGGATTTACTAAGAATGAATAGATAGCCTCAAAAAAAGAAGCACTCGGTCACCAGCGATGGTAACCGAGTGCTTCTTTCAAATTAATTACTCGCTTTGAAATTGTACAGCGGCTTAATAATCTCTACAATCTCTAATGCATCTACCGTATTCTCCAGAATTTCTTCGATTGGTTTGTAGGCCATTGGGGC
This sequence is a window from Paenibacillus urinalis. Protein-coding genes within it:
- a CDS encoding cytochrome P450, which translates into the protein MEEKKLLPKEEGLDHSLSVLREGYLYITNRTIGFQSDIFETRLLGERAICMRGEEAAKLFYDNDKFERIGAAPKRVINTLFGEGGVQTLDGEEHHHRKNMFMSVMSTEALAQMRTITRKHWALAAQRWETMPKVQLYKEAQELLCRAACEWAGVPLREAEAQEKAAWFGAMIEATAAIGIKHMKGKNARSKAEKWISGLVEQVRTGEIEAPEQSTLHTFAMHRDLKGELLDSQTAAVEIINILRPIVAIAIYICFTALAVIQQPEERKKLATAEEDYLQNFVQEVRRFYPFFPFLPARPTKDFTWQGYEFEKGVLTLLDLYGTNHHPDLWDNPEKFRPDRFHDWNRSPFNFIPQGGGDHYTGHRCAGE
- a CDS encoding metallophosphoesterase family protein, whose translation is MVISDIHGCYDEFNALLHTANYIPEQDKLILLGDYVDRGPNSKEVLNQIIQLHQDYGVVTLRGNHDQLFLEAMLLQEDDRWLKNGGYQTVESYMGPSYFEDHYFNKNAYAEAKTYIMEHYPHHLEFIQALPYYYETDTHLFVHAGINPFYADFREQPEDDFIWIRDLFHDQPTSLDKPVVFGHTPTVHLHESPGVWFQKDKIGIDGACAYGKQLNCLEIAEDGTYKTYAVYKGTKLPAST
- a CDS encoding DUF1572 family protein, which codes for MDIHLFKELLCTKLDDIEKRTLHVLHQLNDDEVNYRYNEASNSIANLVVHISGNIDERVRRGIRGSDVTRDRDAEFDVLYRTRDELIEITKESYQDVRQTIELMSEEDLMKTQVIRDQERSNMDILFACVTHFSEHLGQMLYLAKMLKDQDFITASVPKRK
- a CDS encoding nucleoside 2-deoxyribosyltransferase; this encodes MRFYIASSFRNMEHVHYTAEQLVLRGHTHTYDWTRHGKATTHAELTAIGEAEMEGVIRSDVFIMMMPAGKGSHIELGIALGTGKEVWIYSESEHVYEPEQSSTFYHLPEVNRFVGTIENLIESVSK
- a CDS encoding HAD family hydrolase codes for the protein MNPKPQLVLDAGGVITANLSPNYWNKLMLSDIVSGNSVVRKFKEELRESLWSGHVSEAEFYVWIRRQINKVDQSDEVMRRMLQTHLRLLPTAEWVAKWSEKANIHILSNHRHEWLSPVLAPLMPYITSCTISSEVGMCKPGAAIYNALHGRLEHSDEIYFVDDQERNLLPAREMGWETILADSAGQWTKTVNELLKC